The DNA sequence TCGGGACGAAAAAATAAACGGAAAGCCGTAGCGCCATTCCTTGATGAACGAAATTCTTACTTACATCCTGCTCGGCCTTGTTCAGGGTTTGACCGAGTTTCTTCCGGTTAGCTCCAGCGGACATTTGATAATTGCGGAAAAGCTGTTGGGTTACTCCGCGACATCTGTATCATACGAAGTGCTGCTGCACCTCGCAACCCTCGCCGCGGTTTTTTGGGTGTTCTGGAAGGATATCGCGAAGGTATTTGTCAGCTTGTTCCGTCAAAGGGATAAATCGAATGCCTTCGTTCGTGACAGAGGGCTTGCGCTTTGGATACTCGTGGGTTCGACGGCGACCGCCGCCGCGGCGTTGCCCTTCAAGGATTACCTTGAACGTCTGAAGGGGCAACCCTGGCTCCTCGCCGAAGTCGGCTTCGCGCTGCTTTTGACCGGCATTCTGCTTATCACGGTGGACAAATTGGGACGCGGCCAGTCGGCGTCTTTCGACAAATGCTGGTGGAAAAGCATTTTAATCGGACTCGCCCAGGCCGTCGCCGTTCTGCCGGGCATATCCAGAAGCGGCTCGACCATCTTCGCGTCCGTAGCGTCCGGTTTGAAACGGGAGGATGCGGCAAAGTTCAGCTTTCTACTTTCCATCCCGGCGATCCTCGGCGCGGCCGCGATCGATGCAAAAAACATAACTGGATTGCTGGACTTGTCGCCGGTTCCGACATTGCTTGGGATGCTTGCCGCCTTTCTCTCCGGTGTGGCGTCGATAAAATGGCTGATCGGACTGATCGTCCGCGCCAGATTGGCCGGTTTCGCTGTTTACTGCTGGATTCTTGGAGCCGGCACACTTGCAGCATACTTTATCGGACTGGGCTCCTGACAGCGTAAATCGCGCAATTAACTTCGCATTTGTAAAGTAAAATGACCCCATTTTGGTCATCCTGCCCGGCTTCAAATGTTAAAAGTTGTAAAAAGTTATGTAGAGTTGCGAAATAGCGCGAACAAATGTTAAAATCTGTGGTCTGTTGTTGTGGCTGACGGAGCGGCGAATCCGGAATCGCCGCAGCCCTCAGGGCGGTGGTACTGGACGGATGGCCAGAACCCATCGGGTGTGCGACCGGCCTCCAAATCCTGGAACCGGCGGCTCCATCGGTCGAAATGGAGCTTCCGGCGGGCGTTCCTTAGGCCAGAATGTTTCCCCAACGTGTCCCGGCATTCCCCGCCGGGACGCGCATTTTGAGGGTCTTGTCTTTGCCGGGCGAGGACGCTTTGATAGAATTCGAAAGGTGAATACAAAAACCGAATACGCCCGCCCGCGCGCTCCGGAATCGCTGCCGATCTCGTGGCTGCATTTGCTCGGCGAAGCGGTAATTTTGTGCGCCGCTTTCGCTCTGGCCCATTATTTCAGATTTCAGAGCGGCTACCTGCCTCCGGCGGTCGAGTTTATTCCGATTGAAAAATATTTGATCCTGATGGCGGTTACCGTGCCGCTTTGGCTGATACTTCATCTCGGACACGGCCTTTATTTCCAAAAAATCGGCGCATCTTCAGGCGAAGAAATTTCCGCCCTGGTCAACGCCCAGATGCAGGGCTTTCTTCTGCTTGTTCTCGCAAGCTTTTTCATCCGCGACTTTCCCGAAAGCCGGCTTACGCTTTTGCTCATATTCGCCTTTTCGTTTCTCCTTTGCCTTGGCTGGAGGATTGCGCTTCGTTTTTTTCGCACCGGCAATCTGTTGCGAGGCATCGGCGCGATTCCGGTGATAGTGCTCGGCGAGAGTCCTTTGGGGGAGTTGCTGGTAAAACGAATCGCGAAAAGCCCGCAGGTCGGATATTCAATAAGAGAACGTCTTTCCCTGGACGCGATTGCCAAGGGCATTGAAGCGCCTGTGTTGAGACACGTTTTCGGGGAGACCGGCTCGCCCGCAGCGCTTTTGATTGCGGGAGAAGTGCCCGAAGATGCGCTCGGAACGATAATAGCCGAATGTCACCGGACGGGAGTAGAGTGCATCCTGCCTCTCGAACGCACGGGCGCGGCCGGCGTGCCGTCGTCCGCGTCCATGCTGGAAGGCGTACCTGTTGTACGGCTTGCGTCGCCCGGTGAGCTTGCCTGGATTCGGCTTAAAAAGCGGATTTTCGATCTTTTGCTTGTAATCCTGTTTCTTCCGATCTGGCTGCCGCTGTTGATTTTGATTTCGCTTGCGTCGCTCGCGGCGCAAGGCGCGCCGGTATTCTTCAGCCATGAGCGGCTGGGCAGGGGGGATTCGACCATCCGTTTGCTTAAGTTCAGGACAATGGTGCGCGATGCATCCAAAATGAGCATTCCAGCCGGATTCGAGGATAAGTTCAAATCGGAGGCGGATCCGCGCATCACGCGGTTCGGCGCGTTCCTGCGCAGAACCAGCCTGGACGAACTTCCGCAAATCATCAACATCCTGCGAGGAGATATCAGCATCGTCGGCCCGCGTCCGATAGTTCGCGATGAGCTGTCGAAGTACGGTTATTGGGCTGGTTTGCTTCGTTCGGTGCCGCCCGGACTAACCGGGCTGTGGCAAGTGAGCGGCCGCAGCGATCTGTCTTACGACCAGCGCGTGGAGCTGGATACCTATTACATTCACAACTGGTCGTTGGCGCTGGATATCAGAATTATTTTGCAAACGCTGCCGGCGGTTCTTTCGCGGAAAGGCGCGTATTGATCCATGACCATAAAAAAAAGGGTCCTCCCGGATTGAGGACCCCCAGGGGGTGGTACTGGTTTGTGTGGGATATTCCCACGTGCAAATTATGCCGCCGTCAAATCGGTCATGCAATACGTTTTACGAGCCGAAACAACGTTTAACAACTTTTTACAAATGGAAATTGGTCGCCTTGACAGCCGTAATATGCGCGGGCTCGATCAAAAGCTGGATATGCGCAAAATCCCGAAGGAACAACGATTTGACGATTAGCCGCCGAATATCTTACGGGCAAGTTCGCTCGTATTCGAGTCGCCGTCGTCAATCTCAATTTCGTCCGGTTCCTCGGCCGACTTGTCGAATTCGTCGTAATACTTGGTCATTTCCTTTGCGGTGATTCCGACGCGGTCGCTCGGCCGTATCGGCGTGGCGAGAGAAGCATATGGCATAATCGTGATGGGAGGGAAGGGAGGTCTGACCTTGGAGAAAATCATGCCCATCGCCTGTCCGGCGGTTTTTGCCGGAATCAGGCCGAGCGATCGGACTTCCTCGTCGGGCAGGGAGCTGACCAAATAAATTTTGTGCTTTTCAGCGCGCGTTCGAAGCGATAGAATCAAATGCCCAAGCGGGGAATACTTGTTTTGCAGGCGCAGCCTGACGGTGTCCGCCGTTTTGAATTCCTTCCAGTCTTCGAATACAGGATGTCCCAATCCTTCCCTGCACTCGGCGAGCAGCACCAGTTGTCCGCCGTCGGGATTCAGCAGATTGGTTCCGTTCACCAACGATTTATGGGTCTGATAAAAGTTGATGTCGCGCGGGTATCCGCCTGCGCTCGCGATTGCAATATCGGCGTATGGATTCTCCCTGCCGCCGACCACTATTCCGTAAAAGTCCTCGACGAACTGGCAGCCGACGCGGTGCGCGTAGCTGAAATCGCCCGCAAAAACCCCCGCGATTCCTCCGGAGGGCGTAAGAACCACATCCATTAGAAAGTCCGGACGCAGCTCCCCCGCCGCGTCGAGCATATCCTCGTGCACCGGGTTGCCCAGCAGACTGCCCGGCCGCACGCGGTCATGGAAGAATCCCGTTTCGGGATCGATACAGAGGGAGTGATTCTGGATGATGCTTTCGCGCGCGGCGACGCCGGGAAAGAGAGCTTTTCTGCCGCCTGTGAATCCCGCGAAATAATGGTAGGTGATCGATCCGGTCAGTATGATGAAATCAGCTTCGAACGCGACGGGATTGTAATAAATTATCGTGCCGCGCGTTGTTTTGCCGCAACGCTTCATCTTGCCGGAATCGCTTCCGTCATGCTGGACTATTTTGTACTTTTTAACTATTTCCGTTCCAAGATGAGCAGCCAATTCGGCATCGGTCATGAAGCGGTGCGTGCCGGTTGCGACCAAAATCGTGATCGCCTGCGCGGGAATCTTCGCCACCCTCGTCAGCTCGTCGAATAGAACCGGCAGAGTTGCATCGTATCTGCACTTGCGCGTGTGATCGGAAACGATGACAACCAAATTTTTCTTCCCGCGGGCCGCCTCCATAAGCGGAGCGGCTCCGATGGGATTTCTAAGAGCGCGGCGTAGCGCGTTCTCAACGTTGTCCAGCGGCGGGCATGCGCGCGGGGCGAACTCGCGGCATTCTATTCCGATCGGAACGGAAATCGTTTCTTCCCTGTCCCCGTATTTCAGTTTGTAGTCAGGCATCGCCGGCTCCGGGCCGATTTGTCACTTTGCCTTCACGCGAAGGATGCCTGATTGTACCACTTTGCGGGAATGCCTTGTCAGCCGCCTTGCGAAAACTGATGATACCAGCGGTACCAGCTCCGGTACTTCGGCGAATCGGGATATTTCAGGTAGGCTTCCTTCTGTTCGATCAACACTTGCGGCGCACCCGCGCGCAAGAGAAAGTCGTACGCTTTTTCTTCGCAGTAAACCTCTTCGGCAACCGTGTCCAGGTCGAGGCCCAGCCTGGACGATTCAACATGCGAAGCCTCGTGAACCAGCGTCGCCGCGTAATTGAAAACCGCCCAATCCGAATTGTCCGCGACGTTCGCGCCGAACGCCATTCGGGTTTTGATCCACATTTTGCCGGATAAGCTGTCCACCATCGCGCCTATGGACTTTAAATGCACCGGATGTTCGTTCACGTAAATTCGCGTCCGGGTTTTTATCTCGCTGACCTCCGTGATCCTGTCGGCCACGAAGTCGTAATAAGTCGGCGTCCGCTGCTTCATCAGAGCGAGGGTCAAAAGCGTCCGCTCCTTGAACAAACCGTCGCCTTCTATTTTGAGCCAAGGAACATCGGATTCGGAGAGCGGCGCTATCGAATCGGCGACTGCGGTTGTAATACCGAAATACTCGTCGCTGTACGACCGGTAAAGGAAGTAAAACGCCTCGGTCAGCCCCAGCGCGACAATCGCCAGCAAACCCAAAACCTTCCAAAATCCGCGGACGCCCTTTTTGCGTTTTTGGTATTCGGGCGGAATTTCCACCGGATCGCATACGAAGGGAAACTCGCACTTGGCGCACGCTTCGGCATCCGCTGGGACGAATCTACCGCAATTGGGGCATTTGATGATGACCGCGCGGGGCTCGCCCGGCGGCCGCTCGAACGACGGGCCGGTGCGCGAATAAGAAAAAAATTTCGGATCGTCGGGCAATCTGGCGAAAGTTTACACCGTCTGCTTTCTTCCGCCCGGGTTGCGGAATCCGATAACGGTCTTGACTCTCGTCTGGCGGGCGAATTCCTCGTAGCGGCGCACGAGTTTGTCCCATTCAAGCAGGTCCGCCTGGCGGGAATCTAGGGCGGCGAGCAGGTCTTTCATTTCCAATGGCCGCGCCACGCCGGTTTTAATCGCTTCCTTCCACGGAATCGTGGCCGCGTCCTCGACAAGCTGGCGCAGGTTGTCGCTCGAATGATACTCGGTCTTGGCCGCGAGCTCGTCGAAGTCGATTCCCTCCCGATCCACGAAAGGCTTCTTGCCGACGTACAGCTCAAGCACGGCCTTTCGCTCCTCCGCGTTGGGCGGTGGGACGAACACGCTCTTGCCGAACCTTCCCGCGCGCCTAAGCGCCAAATCCACGTTCCACGGCGCGTTGGTTGCACCGAGAACCATAAGATTCTCGTTGTTGCTTTCGATTCCGTCCATCTCGGTCAAAAGCTGGCTGATTATTTTCTTTTCCCAGCCCGTGTGGCTTTCCTCGCGCGCCATTCCGAGCGCGTCGAGTTCGTCTATGAACATTATGCAGGGCGCCTTTTTGCGAGCCGCGCGGAAGATGGTAGCTATGGCCTTTTCCGAATTGCCGACCCACTTGTCGAGAACGGTGGACAGATTCACGTTTATGAAGAAAAGCTTGCACTCGCCGGCGGCCGCGCGCGCGAGCATCGTTTTGCCGCAGCCCGGAGGCCCGAAAAACAGAACGCCGCCCCCCGCGCGCTTGCCGTATTTCGCCGCGAGTTCCGGATTCGTCAGCGGATATTGAATCGTCTCGCGCACGATTTCCTTGACCGATTCAAGCCCGGCGATGTCCGCGAACGTGTCCGCCGGAATGCGCTGCTCGCCAAGCAGCTTCTCCTCGCTGCCGGTCGAATATGCGGAGTACACGTCGTCGTCCATTCCCATAGAGCGGCGCTTCAGCAGCGACTGGTCGCGGCCGAGCTGCGCCTCCACAAGCCCCGGATCGAGCTCCAGCGCGCGCGCGTAATCTTCCATCGCGCGGTCGCTTACGTCCAACTGGTCATAGACGCGGGCGCGTCCCAGGTAATGCGACGCCGTTTCAGGGTCGTTCTGTATCAGCAAAGTGAACTGCTCGATAGCCTCGATGGGGCGGTAGCTCATCGCGAGCGCCTGCGCGTACGCGGTGCGCACCTCTTTGTCGCCCGGTACCATATCGAGAAACACGCGCATGTCCTCGGCGGCGCGTGCGTAATCCTCGCGGTCGAAATAAATGAACGCACGCCGCCGTCTGAATTCAGGAAGGTCGGGAAACAGATCCAGCATCCGCTCAAGCTCGCTCGGAGTCCTTTCAAAAAAGGTGTCGCCCGGAGAGCGGTCCGCTTTGTAAGCCATCAGCTCGGGTATGTGGGGGAAAAAGGCGAGGCCTATTTTTGCTACGGACTCCGCCTCTTTGTTGAGCCCGTCTTCGGCGAGGGCGGTTGCAAGCTCCACGAACATATTCGGCCCGAACGGTTTTGACGCAGCCGGCTCGTCGAGATTGCGCAGCAGCTTGTGAATCAGCTTCGAAGCCGCCATGCCTTCCTGGCCCATATTCAGCGAGTTGCACAAGTCGGCGGTAATCACAAGCACGGGCCGCAGCAACTTTTCGCCATGCGTCTTCGCGAGTTTGAGCAATACGCGCTCAATCAACAAGAGCGCCGCGCCGTATAGATCAAGTTGCTTCAGCGGCCTGCTGTGCATTTGAGACAGCAGCCGCACCGACGCGGAAAAGTCCCAAGAGCAGCCCGCGAGTACGCACCAGGCCGCGAATGCGCAATGAAGCTCCGCTTTTTCGGCGAACTGCAGTCCTATGTTGAAAAATCGCTTGCTTTTCAGCAAACCGGGCGAAGGATTTGGAATGTCGGCCAAATACTGCCGCGCCAGATTTTGCCACGGCTCGGGCGGAATGTCTTCCATCAGCCGTCGCGCCGGACTTTTGTTCGGCTTTTTAAAGCCCGAACAGATGGATGCAAAATCGTTCCAGTAGGAAATTGCCCGAATATCGGGCGATTTGTCAGCCATATATTCGATTACCTCTAAAGGCTCGCGTCTCCGTAGAGCCTTTCAAGCGTGGATTCTATCAGCATAATCTCGAACAAATGAGTGCCTGACGTGTTTGCGAAAGGCAGGTTCAGCGGCGGAACCTTTACGATATCCACGGGGATTCCGACCGAAACGTCCGCGTAAAGTTTCTTCGCGTCTTCCCTTTTCAGCCTTATGCACCCATGGCTAGCCGGCGTCCCGATCAACTTGTAGTAGGACCATCCAAGAAGGCCGTGTATGCCGTAAGCGCCGTCGGGGGTTAACGCCATCCAATTCGTCATTGTCGCGCTGTACTTCCTGCTGTATGCGCTCGGGTGTTTATTGTAAATCTTATAGCTTCCCGTGGGCGTTCCATATCCGGCCTTTCCGCTGGAAATGGGGAACGCATGCAGCACGAATCCATTTGAATCGAGAGCGAACAACCGCTGCTCTTCAAGGTTGATTATTATCCGGGCGACCTTTGAAGTATTTTGAGTTTCCTGGCTTTCAGGTTCGGCAAATGAAGCAGGAATGCACGTGCAGAAAGCGGCAATCGCGGTGACCGCCGTCACGGATGCAATTTTCAGTACAATTGGCACGCCAGATTATACCCCGCGAACGAAATCAAGATTTGGTTTTCGGCTTCCCCAGATTGAACGCGAACGGAAGAAATTCCATCAGTCGCCGGCTGGAAATCCCCCCCGATTCATCTTCGCCTAGCACTACGCAATCAGGCGCGCCGAATTCGGCAAGCACCTGCAGGCAGGCTCCGCACGGAACGACATCCGGCTGTTTTTCCGCGACGACGGCCACTGCGACAATCGTTCGGAAGCCCGCCTCGGCCACCATTCGCGCGACCGCGGCGCGCTCCGCGCATATAGTCAGTCCAAAACTGGCGTTTTCCACGTTTGCGGCGGAAAAAACGCGGCCGTCGTGCGACACCACGGCTGCGCCCACCGGGAAGTGCGAGTAAATGGAATACGAGCGCTTCATCGCGTCGCGTGCAGATTCGAGAAGCTTTGCGGGCTCCACCGGTAATTGAAATCCGATCATGCTTCGGGCAGGGGATCAAAGCTGATTTCGTAATACTGGTCGGTGAAGTCCACCAGGTGGTATTCCTCTTTTTCCGCTCGCGTTTGAAGTTCCACCCTGGCGACGCCCAAAAACCTGCCGGCCATAATCGCCGCGTTTTGCCGCCTCGGCAGCACTTTCAAATTGTTCTGTTTGGCGATTTCGGTCATTTTCTCGATCGCGGCGCGAGGAACGCGGGCCGCCTTGGACTTGTTCTGATACTCGAAAATGGCTATTTCGAACGTTTCGCCGCCAATATTCAT is a window from the bacterium genome containing:
- a CDS encoding undecaprenyl-diphosphate phosphatase, with protein sequence MNEILTYILLGLVQGLTEFLPVSSSGHLIIAEKLLGYSATSVSYEVLLHLATLAAVFWVFWKDIAKVFVSLFRQRDKSNAFVRDRGLALWILVGSTATAAAALPFKDYLERLKGQPWLLAEVGFALLLTGILLITVDKLGRGQSASFDKCWWKSILIGLAQAVAVLPGISRSGSTIFASVASGLKREDAAKFSFLLSIPAILGAAAIDAKNITGLLDLSPVPTLLGMLAAFLSGVASIKWLIGLIVRARLAGFAVYCWILGAGTLAAYFIGLGS
- a CDS encoding sugar transferase is translated as MNTKTEYARPRAPESLPISWLHLLGEAVILCAAFALAHYFRFQSGYLPPAVEFIPIEKYLILMAVTVPLWLILHLGHGLYFQKIGASSGEEISALVNAQMQGFLLLVLASFFIRDFPESRLTLLLIFAFSFLLCLGWRIALRFFRTGNLLRGIGAIPVIVLGESPLGELLVKRIAKSPQVGYSIRERLSLDAIAKGIEAPVLRHVFGETGSPAALLIAGEVPEDALGTIIAECHRTGVECILPLERTGAAGVPSSASMLEGVPVVRLASPGELAWIRLKKRIFDLLLVILFLPIWLPLLILISLASLAAQGAPVFFSHERLGRGDSTIRLLKFRTMVRDASKMSIPAGFEDKFKSEADPRITRFGAFLRRTSLDELPQIINILRGDISIVGPRPIVRDELSKYGYWAGLLRSVPPGLTGLWQVSGRSDLSYDQRVELDTYYIHNWSLALDIRIILQTLPAVLSRKGAY
- the larA gene encoding nickel-dependent lactate racemase — translated: MPDYKLKYGDREETISVPIGIECREFAPRACPPLDNVENALRRALRNPIGAAPLMEAARGKKNLVVIVSDHTRKCRYDATLPVLFDELTRVAKIPAQAITILVATGTHRFMTDAELAAHLGTEIVKKYKIVQHDGSDSGKMKRCGKTTRGTIIYYNPVAFEADFIILTGSITYHYFAGFTGGRKALFPGVAARESIIQNHSLCIDPETGFFHDRVRPGSLLGNPVHEDMLDAAGELRPDFLMDVVLTPSGGIAGVFAGDFSYAHRVGCQFVEDFYGIVVGGRENPYADIAIASAGGYPRDINFYQTHKSLVNGTNLLNPDGGQLVLLAECREGLGHPVFEDWKEFKTADTVRLRLQNKYSPLGHLILSLRTRAEKHKIYLVSSLPDEEVRSLGLIPAKTAGQAMGMIFSKVRPPFPPITIMPYASLATPIRPSDRVGITAKEMTKYYDEFDKSAEEPDEIEIDDGDSNTSELARKIFGG
- a CDS encoding AAA family ATPase; this encodes MADKSPDIRAISYWNDFASICSGFKKPNKSPARRLMEDIPPEPWQNLARQYLADIPNPSPGLLKSKRFFNIGLQFAEKAELHCAFAAWCVLAGCSWDFSASVRLLSQMHSRPLKQLDLYGAALLLIERVLLKLAKTHGEKLLRPVLVITADLCNSLNMGQEGMAASKLIHKLLRNLDEPAASKPFGPNMFVELATALAEDGLNKEAESVAKIGLAFFPHIPELMAYKADRSPGDTFFERTPSELERMLDLFPDLPEFRRRRAFIYFDREDYARAAEDMRVFLDMVPGDKEVRTAYAQALAMSYRPIEAIEQFTLLIQNDPETASHYLGRARVYDQLDVSDRAMEDYARALELDPGLVEAQLGRDQSLLKRRSMGMDDDVYSAYSTGSEEKLLGEQRIPADTFADIAGLESVKEIVRETIQYPLTNPELAAKYGKRAGGGVLFFGPPGCGKTMLARAAAGECKLFFINVNLSTVLDKWVGNSEKAIATIFRAARKKAPCIMFIDELDALGMAREESHTGWEKKIISQLLTEMDGIESNNENLMVLGATNAPWNVDLALRRAGRFGKSVFVPPPNAEERKAVLELYVGKKPFVDREGIDFDELAAKTEYHSSDNLRQLVEDAATIPWKEAIKTGVARPLEMKDLLAALDSRQADLLEWDKLVRRYEEFARQTRVKTVIGFRNPGGRKQTV
- a CDS encoding L,D-transpeptidase — translated: MPIVLKIASVTAVTAIAAFCTCIPASFAEPESQETQNTSKVARIIINLEEQRLFALDSNGFVLHAFPISSGKAGYGTPTGSYKIYNKHPSAYSRKYSATMTNWMALTPDGAYGIHGLLGWSYYKLIGTPASHGCIRLKREDAKKLYADVSVGIPVDIVKVPPLNLPFANTSGTHLFEIMLIESTLERLYGDASL
- the cdd gene encoding cytidine deaminase encodes the protein MEPAKLLESARDAMKRSYSIYSHFPVGAAVVSHDGRVFSAANVENASFGLTICAERAAVARMVAEAGFRTIVAVAVVAEKQPDVVPCGACLQVLAEFGAPDCVVLGEDESGGISSRRLMEFLPFAFNLGKPKTKS